The Brassica napus cultivar Da-Ae chromosome C1, Da-Ae, whole genome shotgun sequence DNA segment TCAAAATTTGTATCCTTTCGCTATTTTTCCtttcatgtattttttatttgttgattAAGTGAAATTAAATCAAATCTTATAAAATCATCGACttgttatgttttaaatttgactTGATAGGGGGTTTCAAATCCAGTATAGTTCTACAAGTTTGAAAATAGATGAAAGCAGTCTCGGGCATATCTGATAAACTTTTAGGATTAGGCAGTGACATCActtctttaaataaaacaataacaaCAAACATCACGTCACTTTCACATGCTCAGAGAACGTCTCTACTGAGTTCTCGTTCTGCTGCTTTCTGCTGCCCTGACTTGCGCGAAATAAGGGTGAGCCTGTCAattcacaaaagtttcaaacctaaTTTATCAATATCATTCTCATGACCACATTCATGTAAGCACACAGGTTTTCTAAGTAATGTTATGATACGTACCATTGCTTCTTTTGCAGTTAACCTGTCTTGATGATCATACCGCAGTAGCTTGTCGAGGTAATCAATCGCCTACAAGTAAGGAAAACAAGTAACAGCTTAGGGAGAAACTGTGGCAAAAGTCAAAAGTGCTTCTTAAGGAATAAAGAGAAAACAAGTTACCTCAGGTGAGACCAAATGGCGGTTGTCGGCATTGATGAATTTTGACCAAGGCTTCCTGCTATGCCTGTGGAAATAGCCCAACAATGAGAGAATTAGCCATTGGCATTTCTCTAATCATTACTcttataactataaaatgataTGTTTCTTCTGCTTACCTCCCAACAAGTGCCTCTAGTTGGGCATCAAGTTCTAACTGATACTTGTTCAGATATGCATTCAATTCATCGGTTCCAAGGACCTGCGTCAAGAGTCAAATAAATACTCTTTACAAGTGAAAAAAGCAACTTGATCGCCTCTAAAGGAAACGAGTATGATAAAGTTTAGCCACACAATTAAATTACCTTGGCAATTTTGACGAGCTGATCTTGGTTGTCATGGCCATAAAAGAAAGGTTCCTTGCGGAATATCTATAAGAGAAGATTACAAAGACGCATCAAATTATCAGATAGAAAGCTTTGCAAATTTGCAAGGTACGCAGTACTAACCATCCCAGCAAACAtgcaaccgaggctccacatgTCCAAGGAATAGTCATAGTCCTGTAAATCCACTAGAAGTTCGGGCCCCTTGAAGTATCTGATATAAGAGACACCATTTCAACGAGCTTAGttactgacaaaaaaaaaaaaaaaaaactgcacaTTGTAACCTAACCAGTttagacaaaacaaaaagagtgAGATAACATACCTTGAGGCCACACGGACGTTATACTCTTTTCCAGGATGGTAAAACTCAGCGAGACCCCAATCAATAAGGCGAAGTTTGCGCAGCTCATGGTCAATCATGACATTGTGTGGCTTGACATCTCTGTGCATTATACCTTGTGAGTGGCAGTAGTCCAACGCCTGAAGCATGACATAGAAAAATGTCACTGACCATTAATTCCAAAGATGAGAACATAGATAAAATACCTTCAAGAGCTCGTAGATGTAGTAACGGATGTCATAATCAGTCAAAGTCGGATACAGAAGCTTAAAGTCGGTGCTGTTAACATACTCAAATATCAAGCTTGGTGTTTTTGAGTGTTGATCTCTGACAACATCAAACAGCTTCACAATATTTGGCCCTCCACAGAGATTCTGAAGTATCTTAATCTCTCTTCTAATCTGTTTAATGATCATACATATTCAGATAGGCAAAAGAAATAACATCCTTTCCTAATgaaatctatctatatatatatataatgtttagcCTCTTATCTCTTTTGCAACACTAAAGTAAATTACAGTCATGTAGACAACACactcaccttcttcttcttgacagGCTTGAGAATCTTGATAACGCACTTCTCATTGCTGTTGATGTTAATCCCCTCAAAAACCTCACTGTATTTGCCTCTCCCCACCTTCCTGACAACCTCGTAATCATCTTGCTCCCTGAGATACCAACACACAAAGAAGAAAAGCTTGAAACTTTTTAACCAAAAGCTTGAGATACCTAACAAAGCAACTCTACTCTAACAGTTCAAAAAATCAAGAACGagctaaggaaaaaaaaagcttGGAATCGAAATCATCTACAGAAGAAAGATCTCAAAATCAACATGAAGAAGAAGCCTAAAGCGAATCGAAAGGAGAGATCTTTAGGGTTTTCAGAAAGAAGGAATCTTACCCCCACTGAACGTTGAGAGACTCGTAATCCCAATACTCCTTCGGCCGGATCACGTTAACGTCCGTGTATACACGAGCTTTCGACATCGCTCTCCGAACGCTGGAAGGAGAGATCTCGTCGATAGAATATGTATGTGGGCAAGGGAAAGTAGGAGCAGAAGATGATTAGGCGCACATATCATTCAGTGCGCTCGCCCGCGCTGGATTATTACCTTTACTGGGCCGTCCACTGAATTagagaagaacaaaaaaatatcacaatttattttaaaacggTGCGTTTTGACAAAACCCTAAAGATAAAGAGGAGCCTGCACAGCTTTGTAAACATGGATGAAGATGGACTTTGTAAACGTGGTTGAATAAAGCAGCACGAAAGCGAGAAATGGGATTGTGAAACTAGTATCACAACATACTCAAGTCATAACCTCGCTGGTAAAATCTATGATCCAGATAGAGCTGATCAGTGAGACAGTAGCTAATGCGATGAGTTTTGAATGGTAGTAGAAATGTAGAATCATTACCCTCCAAGGGAAAGAGAAGCTTCCGGTACACTTTTTACTCGGTAGGAAATCTGAGCACCACAGTGTTAAACCGGTGATCCCGAAAGTTTAACCGGTCAAGAGGAAGACTCATGGAGAAGAGACGAGAGAGAGAAAAATGCTGTGAAAACGGAAAAGAGGGAAGCAAGGAAAGAGCTTTATAGGTACGAAACGCAGCGTGTGCTGTTGCTGTTTCTGCTCCATCTTAATTCTAATCATCTTCAAggttaaaaacaaaacattctCATAGACTGTTCAACAACCATacttttttaaacatttttaccaaaaaaaaaaaaaaacgaccaTACTTTTTTATCATTCTGTAATATTATCGGTTTTGATGTTTTATCAAGATTTTCAAATCTTGAATCTCTCTTTGGATCTTTAATATTATCCCCTACATATTAACCTTTAAATTTACCGCAACCTTTAGGACCAATCAAAGTCacacataaattaataattaaaaacattaaattaaataaaaaatagttacaaaaaataaaaacgctaattaacgacgctaacgcttctagctaaaccataaaccctaaatcttaaattctaaaccttataccctaaattctaaacccaaatccaaacccctaaacccaaaccctataccctaaactcaaatccaaacccctaaacccaaacccctaaacccaaattatataccctaaacccaaaaacaagactataaacctaaagtctataccctaaacccaagtcctagaccgtaaacccaaaccataaaccttaaacccaaattatataccctaaacctaaaacctt contains these protein-coding regions:
- the LOC106404327 gene encoding casein kinase II subunit alpha-2, coding for MSKARVYTDVNVIRPKEYWDYESLNVQWGEQDDYEVVRKVGRGKYSEVFEGININSNEKCVIKILKPVKKKKIRREIKILQNLCGGPNIVKLFDVVRDQHSKTPSLIFEYVNSTDFKLLYPTLTDYDIRYYIYELLKALDYCHSQGIMHRDVKPHNVMIDHELRKLRLIDWGLAEFYHPGKEYNVRVASRYFKGPELLVDLQDYDYSLDMWSLGCMFAGMIFRKEPFFYGHDNQDQLVKIAKVLGTDELNAYLNKYQLELDAQLEALVGRHSRKPWSKFINADNRHLVSPEAIDYLDKLLRYDHQDRLTAKEAMAHPYFAQVRAAESSRTRTQ